CGAATTGTAGGCGGTTGACGAATATGCTGACGACGACGTTGTCGGCGCGTTTTTTGGCTTCGCGAACAAGGGCGAGATGGCCTTCGTGCAGATTGCCCATAGTCGGCACAAGGGCAACGCTGCCTGCGTTTTTGCGCCATTCGCGTAATTCTTTAATGGTATGAATGATTTGCATGGTGGAAAATGTCCTTTATCTTTTTCGGGATTGCGGCGCGCAGCCACTATGTTTTGTCAGCCCGAAAATCACGCGCCGATTATACGCTGGGAACACGGACAAACAAAGGTCGTCTGAAATTCGGTTTTCACGATGAAAACCTTTTCAGACGACCGTTTTTAGTTATAAACATCAAGCAAACGAATGTTCCGCAGCGGGGAAGGTTTTGGCTTTGACTTCATGGACATAGGCTTCAACGGCGGCTTGGATGCTGTCTTTGCCCTGCATGAAATTTTTGACGAATTTGGCAGTTTTGCCCGGAAAAATGCCGAGCATATCGTGCATGACCAAAACTTGTCCGTCGCAATCCACACCTGCGCCGATGCCTATGGTCGGGCAAGAGACGGTTTCGGTTACTTTTTTCGCCAATTCCGCCGGCACGCATTCCATCAATACGATGGCAGCACCCGCTTGGTCGTGTGCTTTCGCATCTGCCAACAAGGCTTCCGCCTTATCGCCCCGCCCTTGCACTTTATATCCGCCAAACGCAAACACGGACTGCGGGGTCAAGCCGATATGGGCGCAGACGGGAATGCCGCGCATTTGCAGGAATTCGGTGGTTTCCGCCATCCAAACGCCGCCTTCAAGTTTGACCATATGCGCGCCTGCCGCCATCAGTTCGGCAGCGGCGGCAAACGCCTGTTCTTTACTCTGCTGATACGCACCGAAAGGCAAGTCGCTGACAATCATCGCGTTTTCCGTACCGCGCGCGACGTTTTCGGTGTGGTAACACATATCGCGCAGGCTGACGGGCAGCGTGGATTTTCGCCCCTGCACGGTCATGCCCAAGGAATCGCCCACCAGCAAAACATCGACTCCGGCGTTATCCATCAACGCGGCAAAGCTGGATTCATAGGCGGTCAGCATGGCGATTTTTTCGCCTTCTGCCTTCATCTTTTGCAGTGTGTTCACAGTAATCATTAGAATGTGTTCCGCCTTTTTCAGACGACCTTTTAGATTAAAACGGGCTATTATAGTGAAATGGCCGCCGCCCTGCCACCCGAACGGCAAACGCAAAACAGCCCGACTGCTTTCACAATCGGGCTGTTTGATTGGTGCCGGCACCAAGAGTCGAACTCGGGACCCCCTGATTACAAGTCAGGTGCTCTACCAACTGAGCTATACCGGCTTACTGAAATACCTTGCGGCACCTTCAGCGATAAACTGGTGCCGGCACCAAGAGTCGAACTCGGGACCCCCTGATTACAAGTCAGGTGCTCTACCAACTGAGCTATACCGGCAAAGAAGCCGAATTATGCCGTTAACTGCCCCACTTGGCAATAGCTTACTGCCCACAAAGTAAATTTTTATAAAAAATATCTGATTTAAAAAGAAATTTATTTCAAGCGTAATGATTACCCCATATATAAACCAAGCCGCTCAGGCATATAGCCGAAAGGTCGTCTGAAAAACACCCGCACAAAAAGCATTTCAGACGACACTTGTAAGCCGCCGCCACCTTTTGCACTTTGTTACATTAACTTTTGCACTCGGTGCGTTTTAAAAGTTGCGGCAGCTTTTGCACTATCGAATAGCAGAAAATAACAAAGCGACGGAAACGCCGCTTTGTTATTACCAGTTACAAATAATGTAACTCTTTGCCTTGACAATAATCTTGCCAGCGATAACAGCCTCGACAGCAGGCAAGAAATGTGCACCGCCGTCATGAGGCAGAGATAACGGCATAATCCCGTCTTTTTGAGCCTGTTTGTCAGCCTCATTTGGCGTGATTCCAGTATCCGCCCAAATCTGCTCTGACAACATGTACGACTCAATGTCATATACGTTTTCGCCGTACGTTGTGCGTATCCACTTGTTTAGCTCATCTTTAAGCTGATGGCGTTAGGGATGTTCTTCTTTAGACCATTCCGCCTTGTTATCAGCCCAAATAGGCAAGACAATATATCGAGGTGTATCTTTTGGCTGTACAAGGGCGATACACTTTTGGATGTACCCTTTAACACGCTCTAACTCCGCCTGCCAATTGCCCCAGTTAGCGCCGTTAACATCGTTTTTACCAGTGGCAAGGACGCCAATGCCATCGATGCCGCCACTATTTTTAGGCGTACGGGATATTTATCGCCTACAACGACACTATGGGACTGGTTGTAGCGCAGGTAGATTTTGACATTTGCAGACTGCCCTACGATAGAGACTTCAATTCCGCCCAATAATGACAAAATTTTAATGCAAAATGAATGGATTCACATTTTCGCCGTAAACCAATTCTCCCTCTACAAACACATTCTGGCCTTTTGCTGGAATGGTATCGACATTAAATTTAACATCAACAGGAGACCCATCCATCGACATAAGCGCATAGGATGCCAAGCTGCCGCCTTGGGCATTGTTGATAACTGGGATGTTATCGTCTTTTGCTACTTTTATTGCGTGGTCTCCAATGCGCGCATTTGTCGAGTCGCCAAAAAAGCTGATACTGCGCTTGAGGTTGGCAAATCGATTAGCGGCTGGCTGGCTTTGCACGGCTCCATCGCTATTTGCCGGTGGGTTAGCTGACTCTCCGTTTGCATCGAAGTGGCCGCCCGCGCTGAGATACCGTTCGCCCGACTTGGAGCGAATCAGGTCGAAAATTTTGTCCTTATTAAAGCCGGGGAACTGGGTAATATGTTCGGTAATCAGGCTGTTGTTAAGATAGCAATCATTATCGACTATCGGATAGGTCGTGCTGTTCAGACCGGCCTCCGCCGTACCTTTTTCGGCCAATCCGGTACCAATGTGAGGACGCTCCTTCGTCCACCCATCAATGGGGCGGAACAGCATCTTATCTAAATCAGCCCCGCGAACGTAACCATATTTGAGATATGCTCGGGTGCGGATATTACCGCCATGAATAATGCGGTTACCATCAGACCCGTCGCACAAGTGGAATACGTCTTGCCCCATCTCCTCGACGATAAACCACGCCTTACTGAAGTCGATAGTATTAAACATAAATCGTCGAAGCGACAAACACGATTGACCACCATGCAGGGTCATCGTGATGGGATGAGGCTGACCATTAAGCTTAACGCCACGGCTGACCGTACGGTTGTCCTCTCCATAAAAATCCGGCGCATAGCCTTTATTTTTGGTCGTCGGGAACACGCCACCGCGGGAGCTTATGTATACGTTTGACGGCAGCTTGTCCAAAAACGCCTGGATCAACTGCACAATTTTTTCAGGGCTTCTTCCGGCCGCTTATTGGTTTCGTACCAGCGCGTGCGCACCTTGTTTTTCAAATCCGCAGGCAGCGCGTCCTCAACGTAGTCCTGTACTTTTTTAACCGTCTCGTCTGAAGGGAGTCCGTTTTCGGATGTGATGACCACATCCACAGTCCCTAAGCCTCGGCGCAACGGGTGCACATAAGCCGCCGTAACGCCGTCAACGCTCAATGCCCAATTTTGGTAGTCGTACTTGTTGCCTCCTGCAGGCGGACGGCGCAGAATTTCCAACAGCCGCGCCAAGAGCGAGGCGTCGGTTTCGCCGTCCGTACCGCCCTGAGCCGATACGGTGCAGTCAGATGACACGCTAACCGGAGCCGCCATCATCTCGGCAGCCTTTTCGCGGGTGTTCGCC
Above is a window of Neisseria mucosa DNA encoding:
- the panB gene encoding 3-methyl-2-oxobutanoate hydroxymethyltransferase, encoding MITVNTLQKMKAEGEKIAMLTAYESSFAALMDNAGVDVLLVGDSLGMTVQGRKSTLPVSLRDMCYHTENVARGTENAMIVSDLPFGAYQQSKEQAFAAAAELMAAGAHMVKLEGGVWMAETTEFLQMRGIPVCAHIGLTPQSVFAFGGYKVQGRGDKAEALLADAKAHDQAGAAIVLMECVPAELAKKVTETVSCPTIGIGAGVDCDGQVLVMHDMLGIFPGKTAKFVKNFMQGKDSIQAAVEAYVHEVKAKTFPAAEHSFA
- a CDS encoding phage baseplate protein; amino-acid sequence: MFKTPTFEEIREAILRDTKSIWPSADVSEDSDHFVHASRLASCTSGQYAHQHWIARQIFPDTADSDYLERHAAMRGIYRRNPTTTTGEAVLTGIAGSRIAAGMQIRAGNRMYQVRFAGEIGASGIGRVRITALEAGAAANTREKAAEMMAAPVSVSSDCTVSAQGGTDGETDASLLARLLEILRRPPAGGNKYDYQNWALSVDGVTAAYVHPLRRGLGTVDVVITSENGLPSDETVKKVQDYVEDALPADLKNKVRTRWYETNKRPEEALKKLCS
- a CDS encoding choline transporter, with the translated sequence MSFIFFGIAARSHYVLSARKSRADYTLGTRTNKGRLKFGFHDENLFRRPFLVINIKQTNVPQRGRFWL